Proteins co-encoded in one Heptranchias perlo isolate sHepPer1 chromosome 9, sHepPer1.hap1, whole genome shotgun sequence genomic window:
- the LOC137324886 gene encoding putative per-hexamer repeat protein 5: MNSRVGEKTNSGIIEKTNAGVGEKTNAGVAEKTNTGVGEKTNSRVSEKTNWGVGEKTNTGVGDETNSMVGQKTNTGVGEKTNSRVGEKTNSGIIEKTNAGVGEKTNAGVAEKTNAGVGEKTNTGVGEKTNSRVSEKTNWGVGEKTNSSVGEKTNTGVGQKTNTGVGEKTNSRVGEKTNSD; encoded by the coding sequence ATGAACTCtagggtaggtgagaagacgaattCTGGTATCATTGAGAAGACAAACGCtggggtaggtgagaagacgaacgcTGGAGTAGCTGAGAAGACGAACACtggggtaggtgagaagacgaactctaGGGTAAGTGAGAAGACGAACTGGGgtgtaggtgagaagacgaacactGGGGTAGGTGACGAAACAAACTCTATGGTAGGTCAGAAGACGAACACTggagtaggtgagaagacgaactctagggtaggtgagaagacgaattCTGGTATCATTGAGAAGACAAACGCtggggtaggtgagaagacgaacgcTGGAGTAGCTGAGAAGACGAACGCTggagtaggtgagaagacgaacactggggtaggtgagaagacgaactctaGGGTAAGTGAGAAGACGAACTGGGgtgtaggtgagaagacgaactctagtgtaggtgagaagacgaacactGGGGTAGGTCAGAAGACGAACACTggagtaggtgagaagacgaactctagggtaggtgagaagacgaactctgATTAA
- the LOC137324887 gene encoding putative per-hexamer repeat protein 5 has translation MMKTGVGEKTNAGVGEKTTTGVGEKTNSRVDEKRNSSVDEKRNACAGNMTKTGVAEKTNSRVGEKTNTGVGEKTNTGVVEKTKAGVGEKMNSRLGEKTKSRVGEKTNTGVGERTNGEVGEKTTAGVGEKTNSWVSEKTNTGVCEKTNSRVGEKTNSRVGEKTNSRLGEKTNAGVGEKTNSRVGEKTNTGVGEMRNAGVVEKTNTQVVEKMNSRLGEKTKSWVGEKTNTGVGERTNGGVGEKTTAGVGEKTNSSVGKKTNTGVCEKTNAGVAEKTNSRVGEKTNSRVVEKMNSRLGEKTKSWVGEKTNTGVGERTNGGVGEKTTAGVGEKTNSSVGEKTNTGVCEKTNAGVAEKTNSRVGEKTNTGVGEKTNTGVGEKTNSG, from the exons ATGATGAAAACTggagtaggtgagaagacgaacgcTGGAGTAGGCGAGAAGACGACCACtggggtaggtgagaagacgaactctaGGGTAGATGAGAAGAGGAACTCTAGTGTAGATGAGAAGAGGAACGCTTGTGCAGGTAATATGACGAAAACTGGAGTAGCTGAGAAGACGAACTCTcgggtaggtgagaagacgaacactggggtaggtgagaagacgaacactGGTGTGGTTGAGAAGACGAAAGCTGGGGTAGGTGAGAAGATGAACTCCAGGTTGGGTGAGAAGACGAAATCTCGGGTCGGTGAGAAGACGAACACTGGGGTAGGTGAGAGAACAAACGGTGAGGTTGGTGAGAAGACGACAGCTggagtaggtgagaagacgaactcttGGGTAAGTGAGAAGACGAACACTGGAGTTTGTGAGAAGACGAACTCTCGGGTcggtgagaagacgaactctagggtaggtgagaagacgaactctaggttaggtgagaagacgaacgctggagtaggtgagaagacgaactctagggtaggtgagaagacgaacactGGAGTAGGTGAGATGAGGAATGCTGGGGTAGTTGAAAAGACAAACACTCAGGTAGTTGAGAAGATGAACTCCAGGTTGGGTGAGAAGACGAAATCTTGGGTCGGTGAGAAGACGAACACTGGGGTAGGTGAGAGAACAAACGGTGGGGTTGGTGAGAAGACGACAGCTggagtaggtgagaagacgaactctaGTGTAGGTAAGAAGACGAACACTGGAGTTTGTGAGAAGACGAACGCTGGAGTAGCTGAGAAGACGAACTCTCGGGTcggtgagaagacgaactctagg GTAGTTGAGAAGATGAACTCCAGGTTGGGTGAGAAGACGAAATCTTGGGTCGGTGAGAAGACGAACACTGGGGTAGGTGAGAGAACAAACGGTGGGGTTGGTGAGAAGACGACAGCTggagtaggtgagaagacgaactctagtgtaggtgagaagacgaacactGGAGTTTGTGAGAAGACGAACGCTGGAGTAGCTGAGAAGACGAACTCTCGGGTCGGTGAGAAGACGAACACtggggtaggtgagaagacgaacactggggtaggtgagaagacgaactctgGTTAA